One Trichoderma atroviride chromosome 7, complete sequence DNA segment encodes these proteins:
- a CDS encoding uncharacterized protein (EggNog:ENOG41~SECRETED:SignalP(1-17)) — MLLSLSWLIPASAGSLAIATSCVLASFWIIERLVTDYRLSKVDGVRASILAGNPITSFFFFFKGAYMHSQNRLLEYYFSMFENADPSCPNAVEISIIGRRSIITIDPEHIKAVLATNFAHFGKGDRFHSTWEPFLGDSIFTTDGQLWQQSRTLIRPMFLKQKIRDMDIIERWSDVMVSKIPPSGHTVDISDLFYRMTLDATTDYLLGHSVESLENPKGEFSKAFTYVQRKQMTLTLLAPVRRFIPKGEYNRGIKVLETFIQPFIEATLALIPEELEKISKSDKEFTFLHQIALFSRDPKVIRDQIMAVLLAGRDTTAATLSWALYELSNYPATWQKLRSHILQKVGPDAAPSYDDIKDLTYLTHTLYETMRLYPAVPFNIRTCRE; from the exons ATGTTGCTAAGTCTATCATGGCTAATCCCAGCATCGGCAGGGTCGCTGGCCATTGCTACGTCATGCGTCCTTGCTTCATTTTGGATCATTGAACGATTGGTAACGGATTACCGGCTGAGCAAAGTTGATGGAGTTCGAGCCTCTATTCTCGCCGGCAATCCAATCACTT cattcttcttcttcttcaagggcGCCTACATGCACTCACAGAACCGACTGTTGGAGTACTATTTCAGCATGTTCGAGAACGCTGACCCTTCCTGTCCCAATGCCGTCGAAATCAGCATCATCGGCCGTCGATCCATCATAACTATTGACCCAGAACATATTAAAGCAGTTCTCGCCACAAATTTCGCGCATTTTGGTAAGGGCGATCGCTTTCACTCGACCTGGGAACCTTTTCTCGGGGATAGCATCTTTACAACAGATGGACAGCTGTGGCAGCAGAGCAGGACCTTGATCCGGCCCATGTTTCTGAAGCAGAAGATTCGAGACATGGACATTATCGAAAGATGGAGCGATGTGATGGTTTCGAAAATCCCTCCGTCTGGACACACGGTCGACATTAGCGACTTGTTTTATCGCATGACGCTTGACGCTACAACGGACTATCTACTTGGTCACAGCGTTGAGAGTCTTGAGAA CCCAAAGGGTGAATTTTCGAAAGCGTTCACATACGTCCAGCGAAAACAGATGACTCTCACTCTCCTTGC ACCCGTACGCCGCTTCATCCCCAAAGGCGAATATAATAGGGGTATCAAGGTCCTCGAAACATTCATCCAGCCCTTTATCGAAGCAACTCTGGCTCTTATTCCCGAAGAACTGGAGAAGATATCCAAGTCAGACAAAGAGTTCACATTTCTGCATCAGATCGCCCTCTTTTCGCGAGACCCCAAAGTCATCCGAGATCAGATCATGGCAGTGCTGCTAGCGGGAAGAGACACCACTGCGGCGACTCTATCCTGGGCGCTTTACGAGCTGTCCAATTATCCCGCGACTTGGCAAAAGCTGCGGAGTCACATTTTACAGAAAGTCGGGCCGGATGCAGCGCCTTCGTATGATGATATCAAAGACTTGACGTACCTCACTCATACGCTGTACGAGACGATGAGACTATACCCGGCAGTTCCGTTTAACATTAGAACATGCCGTGAGTAG
- a CDS encoding uncharacterized protein (EggNog:ENOG41~SECRETED:SignalP(1-17)), whose product MLLSLSWLIPASAGSLAIATSCVLASFWIIERLVTDYRLSKVDGVRASILAGNPITSFFFFFKGAYMHSQNRLLEYYFSMFENADPSCPNAVEISIIGRRSIITIDPEHIKAVLATNFAHFGKGDRFHSTWEPFLGDSIFTTDGQLWQQSRTLIRPMFLKQKIRDMDIIERWSDVMVSKIPPSGHTVDISDLFYRMTLDATTDYLLGHSVESLENPKGEFSKAFTYVQRKQMTLTLLAPVRRFIPKGEYNRGIKVLETFIQPFIEATLALIPEELEKISKSDKEFTFLHQIALFSRDPKVIRDQIMAVLLAGRDTTAATLSWALYELSNYPATWQKLRSHILQKVGPDAAPSYDDIKDLTYLTHTLYETMRLYPAVPFNIRTCLENSTLPGRPGQPDIATLRGDHIIYSTLAMQRRKELYPPVSETFADPAIFSPERWEHWTPKPWQFVPFNGGPRICIGQNFAMTEMAFMMIRLLQKYERLEYRGDWAAQYLKADIVGCPGQGVPIALYEAEKRY is encoded by the exons ATGTTGCTAAGTCTATCATGGCTAATCCCAGCATCGGCAGGGTCGCTGGCCATTGCTACGTCATGCGTCCTTGCTTCATTTTGGATCATTGAACGATTGGTAACGGATTACCGGCTGAGCAAAGTTGATGGAGTTCGAGCCTCTATTCTCGCCGGCAATCCAATCACTT cattcttcttcttcttcaagggcGCCTACATGCACTCACAGAACCGACTGTTGGAGTACTATTTCAGCATGTTCGAGAACGCTGACCCTTCCTGTCCCAATGCCGTCGAAATCAGCATCATCGGCCGTCGATCCATCATAACTATTGACCCAGAACATATTAAAGCAGTTCTCGCCACAAATTTCGCGCATTTTGGTAAGGGCGATCGCTTTCACTCGACCTGGGAACCTTTTCTCGGGGATAGCATCTTTACAACAGATGGACAGCTGTGGCAGCAGAGCAGGACCTTGATCCGGCCCATGTTTCTGAAGCAGAAGATTCGAGACATGGACATTATCGAAAGATGGAGCGATGTGATGGTTTCGAAAATCCCTCCGTCTGGACACACGGTCGACATTAGCGACTTGTTTTATCGCATGACGCTTGACGCTACAACGGACTATCTACTTGGTCACAGCGTTGAGAGTCTTGAGAA CCCAAAGGGTGAATTTTCGAAAGCGTTCACATACGTCCAGCGAAAACAGATGACTCTCACTCTCCTTGC ACCCGTACGCCGCTTCATCCCCAAAGGCGAATATAATAGGGGTATCAAGGTCCTCGAAACATTCATCCAGCCCTTTATCGAAGCAACTCTGGCTCTTATTCCCGAAGAACTGGAGAAGATATCCAAGTCAGACAAAGAGTTCACATTTCTGCATCAGATCGCCCTCTTTTCGCGAGACCCCAAAGTCATCCGAGATCAGATCATGGCAGTGCTGCTAGCGGGAAGAGACACCACTGCGGCGACTCTATCCTGGGCGCTTTACGAGCTGTCCAATTATCCCGCGACTTGGCAAAAGCTGCGGAGTCACATTTTACAGAAAGTCGGGCCGGATGCAGCGCCTTCGTATGATGATATCAAAGACTTGACGTACCTCACTCATACGCTGTACGAGACGATGAGACTATACCCGGCAGTTCCGTTTAACATTAGAACATGCC TCGAAAACTCAACGCTGCCGGGCAGGCCAGGCCAACCCGACATTGCCACTCTCAGAGGTGATCACATCATCTACAGCACTCTAGCTATGCAGCGCCGCAAGGAGCTTTACCCTCCAGTATCAGAGACGTTCGCCGATCCAGCAATCTTTAGTCCCGAGCGATGGGAGCATTGGACGCCCAAGCCGTGGCAGTTTGTGCCCTTTAATGGCGGGCCCCGGATCTGCATTGGGCAGAACTTTGCCATGACGGAGATGGCATTTATGA TGATCCGTCTGTTGCAAAAGTATGAGAGGCTAGAGTATAGGGGAGATTGGGCGGCGCAGTATCTCAAGGCAGACATTGTGGGATGCCCTGGACAAGGAGTGCCGATTGCGCTTTACGAGGCAGAAAAGCGGTATTGA
- a CDS encoding uncharacterized protein (BUSCO:EOG092D3IIV~TransMembrane:1 (o454-472i)), which translates to MRERITYFHPPGAAIDPKQLEIRDTIVKGPATEAVREHKITLTLPELPSELASLLRDLQDLHLRWATSASYETLEPFSSRVSPGLHVSYTPLKKDYDPEKLCTALQAFGRLDCSSEEVYISLPNEEEKAPSTSFFYNELEKLDGFAKRLSTVVCSGPTAGECRKQLQDLKDAVSLDISYDSTSDSVKLQALWPLQQREISVPASPKGRTEVGILGIDAPPNMEAHQIGASGVLTVIGENKEPSPVIFAFEARHRAAPGSFTSKFQQPTGLHPTLQLSLSGASPPTDGEAECAPYAYFTFPKVIFADRYQLAGDLFLASKNLTATKYVSEPVDLEAPAYTTKPWGSNVLLELAPPKDGAAETAWTVEVPLHLRYLKPTPTGKEEAGIPYPVVFWACDSGEEVPYSVSPFDRVSLGYDGLFSPSTKFWHVSPESEAGGRLINNIKVPVVTEGASQWVGVGTAAVVAVGFLWVLLKLVGGYAKSGHSTVTEKAEDDKKKQ; encoded by the exons ATGAGAGAAAGAATCACCTACTTTCACCCGCCCGGTGCAGCCATCGACCcgaagcagctggagattAGGGACACAATAGTCAAAGGCCCAGCCACAGAGGCGGTACGCGAGCACAAGATCACTCTGACGCTGCCGGAGCTCCCCTCCGAGCTGGCCAGCCTTCTTCGTGATCTTCAAGACCTGCATCTGCGATGGGCGACCTCAGCGAGCTATGAGACTCTGGAGCCGTTTAGCTCCCGCGTCTCTCCTGGTCTCCACGTCTCATATACGCCTCTGAAGAAGGACTACGATCC AGAAAAACTGTGCACAGCTTTACAAGCGTTTGGACGTTTGGACTGCTCATCAGAAGAG GTATACATCAGCCTTCCAAAcgaggaggaaaaggcacCTTCTACTTCATTTTTCTACAATGAACTCGAAAAATTAGACGGCTTTGCAAAGAGGCTCAGCACGGTAGTCTGCTCAGGGCCAACTGCCGGCGAGTGCaggaagcagctgcaagacCTCAAAGACGCCGTCAGCCTAGACATTTCTTACGATTCCACCTCTGATTCCGTCAAGCTCCAAGCCCTATGGCCGCTGCAGCAACGCGAGATATCCGTCCCGGCATCACCCAAGGGCCGGACAGAAGTCGGCATCCTAGGCATAGATGCGCCGCCAAACATGGAAGCTCATCAAATTGGCGCATCGGGCGTTTTGACCGTCATCGGCGAGAACAAGGAGCCATCGCCGGTGATATTCGCCTTTGAAGCCCGCCACAGAGCGGCGCCTGGCTCTTTCACGTCCAAATTCCAGCAACCAACAGGCCTACATCCGACTTTGCAGCTGAGTCTAAGCGGCGCATCTCCCCCGACcgatggcgaggctgagtGCGCCCCGTACGCGTACTTTACTTTCCCCAAGGTGATCTTTGCAGACAGATACCAGCTAGCAGGCGATCTGTTCCTTGCGTCCAAAAATCTCACAGCCACAAAATACGTCAGCGAGCCGGTGGATCTCGAAGCACCTGCATATACGACCAAGCCCTGGGGGTCGAATGTgcttctggagctggcaCCTCCCAAAGATGGCGCTGCAGAAACGGCTTGGACAGTCGAGGTTCCCCTTCACCTACGTTATCTCAAGCCAACCCCGACAGGCAAGGAAGAGGCCGGAATCCCGTATCCCGTGGTGTTTTGGGCGTGTGATAGCGGCGAAGAGGTTCCCTACTCAGTCAGTCCATTTGACCGTGTCAGTCTGGGCTACGACGGCTTATTTAGCCCAAGCACAAAATTCTGGCACGTGAGCCCCGAATCTGAGGCTGGCGGCCgtctcatcaacaacatcaaggtCCCTGTGGTGACGGAGGGAGCATCTCAATGGGTGGGAGTtggaacagcagcagtagtggcAGTGGGCTTCCTGTGGgtcttgttgaagctggtgggAGGATATGCCAAATCTGGGCATTCGACAGTAACGGAAAAGGCGGAAGatgacaaaaagaagcaatag
- a CDS encoding uncharacterized protein (EggNog:ENOG41): protein MAPTPPSADSPSHDEKTRRNVACVNCRNSKVRCKSSTIPGQPCQRCAKLQISCVVDKSHKRVTKRSKLEQLEQELRSIQQVVNNKKANSESTWSPPSPLAPFSASSGQAPLSAILKPARTPLSIQLGPSPRPPDKRQKKTGPTEARVLNAIIISGEDIDYYFSKYLQHFHPFLPILRKKEPDECYDAQPVLFWAVLYVTCRRYAKDTQLFSALVEHMTKNLWPMMSSAVLGVDEIHAILLVCAWPYPTIRFVTDPSSMLVNIAMNACMSLGLHTGRGSHPQFCVGSRHCYTSTDEEASSTWIACCLLAQRISASAGLPPPFMQHSDVRCKAALESNYWADLLATYELQRFLNRFHMAMHAQTSNVGSVPESAIAIWENELETLKPLLVRFDTEVLRVFKLAAQLEIQLFYFMSPCTITANNNNFAISTNYSTSPPQPAPLASVPAPTPSSNPTLQLNALKTFTTARSLIHTVLDIDSRSKFIAHCPGVLCRALTDAANTIVYLLHSTWCPSPDSLSAEEADLLAQQAYTSIMRCSVKEQDIWYRGSVIMETFWSFRRYVPRFDTVPPSWVSRGGAGITFACLEKFKNGLLTAQKSTDGVNKCLEIIQFRTDPSSGANTAAQDQQMTNNAAVTDPFQDVDWSMFMDDFGWTTGEDGVLIGLI from the exons ATGGCGCCGACGCCCCCGTCAGCAGATTCGCCGAGTCACGATGAGAAGACGAGGCGGAATGTGGCGTGCGTGAACTGCCGGAATTCAAAG GTCCGATGCAAGTCGAGTACCATCCCTGGCCAGCCATGCCAGAGGTGTGCCAAGCTGCAAATCTCATGCGTGGTCGACAAGTCTCACAAGAGGGTAACAAAACGAAG CAAGTTGGAACAGCTCGAACAAGAGCTAAGAAGCATCCAACAAGTcgtcaacaacaaaaagGCCAATAGTGAATCTACCTGGTCACCACCTAGCCCCTTGGCACCCTTCTCCGCATCTTCAGGCCAGGCACCGCTCTCAGCCATACTGAAACCAGCACGAACTCCCCTCTCCATTCAGCTTGGACCGTCGCCGCGCCCTCCTGATaagagacagaagaagaCTGGACCTACAGAAGCTCGCGTCCTAAACGCCATAATAATCTCTGGGGAAGACATCGACTACTACTTTAGCAA ATATCTTCAGCACTTTCACCCCTTTCTCCCCATCCTACGCAAAAAAGAACCCGATGAATGCTACGACGCACAGCCCGTGCTCTTCTGGGCCGTCCTGTACGTGACATGTCGCCGGTACGCAAAGGACAcccagctcttctccgcccTGGTCGAGCACATGACCAAGAACCTCTGGCCCATGATGTCCAGTGCCGTGCTGGGCGTTGACGAGATCCACGCCATCCTGCTCGTCTGCGCATGGCCCTACCCGACCATTCGCTTCGTCACGGATCCGTCATCCATGCTGGTGAATATCGCCATGAACGCGTGCATGTCGCTTGGTCTTCACACCGGCCGGGGATCGCACCCTCAGTTCTGCGTTGGAAGTCGACACTGCTATACGTCTACCGATGAGGAGGCTTCATCAACATGGATAGCGTGCTGCCTACTGGCGCAAAG GATATCAGCAAGCGCAGGCCTTCCTCCCCCTTTCATGCAGCACAGCGATGTGCGTTGCAAAGCCGCCCTCGAATCCAACTACTGGGCCGATCTTCTCGCCACGTACGAGCTCCAGCGCTTCCTCAACCGCTTCCACATGGCCATGCACGCGCAGACCTCCAACGTGGGCAGCGTCCCGGAGAGCGCCATTGCAATATGGGAAAACGAGCTGGAGACGCTCAAACCGCTGCTTGTCCGCTTCGACACGG AAGTACTCCGCGTCTTCAAACTCGCCGCCCAGCTCGAAATCCAGCTCTTCTACTTCATGTCCCCCTGCACCATCACCgcaaacaacaacaacttcGCCATCAGCACAAACTACAGCACCTCCCCGCCCCAACCCGCCCCCCTCGCCTCCGTCCCAGCGCCCACCCCATCGTCAAACCCAACTCTCCAGCTCAACGCCCTCAAGACCTTCACCACCGCCCGCTCCCTCATCCACACCGTCCTCGACATCGACTCCCGCTCCAAATTCATCGCCCACTGCCCCGGCGTCCTCTGCCGCGCCCTCACCGACGCCGCAAACACAATCGTCTACCTCCTGCACTCCACCTGGTGTCCTAGCCCGGACTCTCTCTccgccgaggaggccgaTCTCCTCGCCCAGCAGGCCTACACCTCCATCATGCGCTGCTCCGTCAAGGAACAGGACATTTGGTACCGCGGCAGCGTCATCATGGAAACCTTTTGGTCCTTTAGGAGATACGTGCCCCGGTTCGACACCGTGCCTCCTTCATGGGTCAGCCGCGGCGGGGCGGGCATCACGTTTGCCTGTCTGGAGAAGTTCAAAAACGGCCTGCTCACGGCGCAGAAGAGCACAGATGGCGTGAATAAGTGCCTCGAGATTATTC AATTCCGTACAGATCCATCTTCAGGCGCAAACACCGCCGCGCAAGACCAACAAATGACAAATAACGCAGCCGTCACCGATCCATTCCAAGATGTAGACTGGTCCATGTTCATGGATGATTTCGGCTGGACCACGGGAGAAGACGGTGTACTGATTGGGCTCATTTAG
- a CDS encoding uncharacterized protein (EggNog:ENOG41), whose product MAPTPPSADSPSHDEKTRRNVACVNCRNSKVRCKSSTIPGQPCQRCAKLQISCVVDKSHKRVTKRSKLEQLEQELRSIQQVVNNKKANSESTWSPPSPLAPFSASSGQAPLSAILKPARTPLSIQLGPSPRPPDKRQKKTGPTEARVLNAIIISGEDIDYYFSKYLQHFHPFLPILRKKEPDECYDAQPVLFWAVLYVTCRRYAKDTQLFSALVEHMTKNLWPMMSSAVLGVDEIHAILLVCAWPYPTIRFVTDPSSMLVNIAMNACMSLGLHTGRGSHPQFCVGSRHCYTSTDEEASSTWIACCLLAQRISASAGLPPPFMQHSDVRCKAALESNYWADLLATYELQRFLNRFHMAMHAQTSNVGSVPESAIAIWENELETLKPLLVRFDTGKDSSLWYIRCMKKLTFAPDRSTPRLQTRRPARNPALLLHVPLHHHRKQQQLRHQHKLQHLPAPTRPPRLRPSAHPIVKPNSPAQRPQDLHHRPLPHPHRPRHRLPLQIHRPLPRRPLPRPHRRRKHNRLPPALHLVS is encoded by the exons ATGGCGCCGACGCCCCCGTCAGCAGATTCGCCGAGTCACGATGAGAAGACGAGGCGGAATGTGGCGTGCGTGAACTGCCGGAATTCAAAG GTCCGATGCAAGTCGAGTACCATCCCTGGCCAGCCATGCCAGAGGTGTGCCAAGCTGCAAATCTCATGCGTGGTCGACAAGTCTCACAAGAGGGTAACAAAACGAAG CAAGTTGGAACAGCTCGAACAAGAGCTAAGAAGCATCCAACAAGTcgtcaacaacaaaaagGCCAATAGTGAATCTACCTGGTCACCACCTAGCCCCTTGGCACCCTTCTCCGCATCTTCAGGCCAGGCACCGCTCTCAGCCATACTGAAACCAGCACGAACTCCCCTCTCCATTCAGCTTGGACCGTCGCCGCGCCCTCCTGATaagagacagaagaagaCTGGACCTACAGAAGCTCGCGTCCTAAACGCCATAATAATCTCTGGGGAAGACATCGACTACTACTTTAGCAA ATATCTTCAGCACTTTCACCCCTTTCTCCCCATCCTACGCAAAAAAGAACCCGATGAATGCTACGACGCACAGCCCGTGCTCTTCTGGGCCGTCCTGTACGTGACATGTCGCCGGTACGCAAAGGACAcccagctcttctccgcccTGGTCGAGCACATGACCAAGAACCTCTGGCCCATGATGTCCAGTGCCGTGCTGGGCGTTGACGAGATCCACGCCATCCTGCTCGTCTGCGCATGGCCCTACCCGACCATTCGCTTCGTCACGGATCCGTCATCCATGCTGGTGAATATCGCCATGAACGCGTGCATGTCGCTTGGTCTTCACACCGGCCGGGGATCGCACCCTCAGTTCTGCGTTGGAAGTCGACACTGCTATACGTCTACCGATGAGGAGGCTTCATCAACATGGATAGCGTGCTGCCTACTGGCGCAAAG GATATCAGCAAGCGCAGGCCTTCCTCCCCCTTTCATGCAGCACAGCGATGTGCGTTGCAAAGCCGCCCTCGAATCCAACTACTGGGCCGATCTTCTCGCCACGTACGAGCTCCAGCGCTTCCTCAACCGCTTCCACATGGCCATGCACGCGCAGACCTCCAACGTGGGCAGCGTCCCGGAGAGCGCCATTGCAATATGGGAAAACGAGCTGGAGACGCTCAAACCGCTGCTTGTCCGCTTCGACACGGGTAAAGACTCCTCCCTTTGGTATATCCGGTGTATGAAAAAACTGACATTCGCACCCGATAGAAGTACTCCGCGTCTTCAAACTCGCCGCCCAGCTCGAAATCCAGCTCTTCTACTTCATGTCCCCCTGCACCATCACCgcaaacaacaacaacttcGCCATCAGCACAAACTACAGCACCTCCCCGCCCCAACCCGCCCCCCTCGCCTCCGTCCCAGCGCCCACCCCATCGTCAAACCCAACTCTCCAGCTCAACGCCCTCAAGACCTTCACCACCGCCCGCTCCCTCATCCACACCGTCCTCGACATCGACTCCCGCTCCAAATTCATCGCCCACTGCCCCGGCGTCCTCTGCCGCGCCCTCACCGACGCCGCAAACACAATCGTCTACCTCCTGCACTCCACCTGGTGTCCTAG
- a CDS encoding mitochondrial 54S ribosomal protein mL67 (EggNog:ENOG41) — protein MNHSRLGQGQLLGLLRAGVRYAHSGRPRGAATGSQSAESHGEDIWVFAHRRSDQVIYSFSKVLDGFQGLKQLPFNGKKTKPAKLRKDYWSPLAHIRFQPGQGSVGRSVLQKLRELKHLHEVAWTDELRHKRPEEFSSQDKKKIAAEKDKGIDYQPIRSKQERGIALNAQKKNAIADIAAVLAGQGRGNKIVAAETEGGDKELVDVTVSWANDQDKKFAESWSKNVTHTVFEVPTYIGGEAEKQVAKPATA, from the exons ATGAACCACTCGAGACTTGGGCAAGGCCAATTGCTGGGCCTCCTGAGAGCCGGAGTGCGGTACGCGCACTCGGGTCGGCCGCGAGGAGCTGCAACGGGGTCACAGAGCGCGGAGAGCCATGGCGAGGACATTTGGGTTTTCGCCCATAGGAGGTCGGACCAGGTGATTTACAGCTTCAGCAAGGTCTTGGAT GGATTCCAAGGCCTGAAGCAGCTGCCGTTCAATGGCAAAAAGACCAAGCCAGCAAAGCTTCGCAAGGATTACTGGTCACCCCTCGCTCACATCCGATTCCAGCCCGGCCAGGGCTCCGTTGGCCGCTCAGTACTCCAGAAACTGCGAGAGTTGAAGCACCTCCACGAGGTTGCGTGGACAGACGAATTGCGACACAAGCGGCCGGAAGAGTTTAGTAgccaagacaagaagaagattgccgCCGAGAAGGACAAGGGAATCGACTACCAGCCCATCCGAAGCAAGCAGGAGCGTGGCATCGCCCTCAATGCgcagaagaaaaatgcaATTGCCGACATTGCGGCTGTTCTAGCAGGCCAGGGCCGCGGCAACAAGATCGTGGCTGCAGAGACCGAGGGAGGAGACAAGGAGCTGGTGGATGTCACAGTCAGCTGGGCCAACGACCAAGATAAGAAATTTGCCGAGTCGTGGTCAAAAAATGTCACACACACTGTTTTCGAGGTGCCGACATATATCGGAGGAGAGGCCGAAAAGCAGGTTGCGAAGCCAGCAACCGCATAA